From the genome of Streptomyces sp. NBC_01116, one region includes:
- a CDS encoding serine/threonine-protein kinase, whose protein sequence is MDRSQSTEAGLVLAGRYRLGDVLGRGGMGKVWRAHDEVLHRTVAVKELTAGLYVAEADRLVLHARTQKEARAAARITHPGVVTVHDVIEYDHRPWIVMQYVDGPSLADSAKESGEVAPREAARIGLHVLSALRAAHAAGVLHRDVKPGNVLLARDGQVLLTDFGIAAIEGDSTITRTGELVGSIDYLAPERVRGGDPGPASDLWSLGATLYTAVEGTSPFRRTSPISTMQAVVTEEPPAPVNAGPLGAVITALLRKDPDDRPTAAQTEQMLLDAMDGREPRAAQAHVPTQRLPEDARYGYQDASGPGGPDGADGSDGATARLPGAASSATAPPAPGPDTTAPVTGPASAPVTRRTGSRRRTVLVVVVAAAVLGGAAGLFAMKYGEGPDAPGTTGGGTVAAGTPSPGRTSSEQTSPDPAVSSKGIPEIPDGWHRVDDPAGFSLVVPVDWTRQVQDGQIDYTPDGGAHRIRISVDPDPDFDHPYLHMENMEEQLSERLPGYQRIGMEKNTFRDRPGARWEFTWNETKDHPGPRHGIDQMYYGGPGGPEYALYLTAPQEGWEASREKFDIMLRSWSAPKPQ, encoded by the coding sequence GTGGATCGATCACAGAGCACGGAAGCCGGACTGGTGCTGGCGGGACGCTACCGGCTGGGCGACGTCCTCGGCCGGGGCGGCATGGGCAAGGTCTGGCGCGCCCACGACGAGGTGCTGCACCGCACGGTCGCCGTCAAGGAGTTGACCGCCGGGCTGTACGTCGCCGAGGCCGACCGGCTCGTCCTGCACGCCAGGACGCAGAAGGAGGCGCGGGCGGCGGCGCGCATCACGCACCCCGGCGTCGTCACCGTCCACGACGTGATCGAGTACGACCACCGTCCCTGGATCGTCATGCAGTACGTCGACGGGCCCTCACTCGCCGACTCCGCCAAGGAGAGCGGCGAGGTCGCCCCGCGCGAGGCGGCCCGGATCGGGCTGCACGTGCTGAGCGCCCTGCGCGCCGCGCACGCGGCCGGGGTGCTGCACCGTGACGTCAAGCCCGGCAACGTCCTGCTGGCCCGCGACGGGCAGGTGCTGCTGACCGACTTCGGCATCGCCGCGATCGAGGGCGACTCCACCATCACCCGTACCGGCGAACTGGTCGGCTCCATCGACTACCTGGCCCCGGAACGGGTACGCGGGGGCGACCCCGGACCGGCCTCCGATCTCTGGTCCCTGGGCGCGACGCTGTACACGGCGGTCGAGGGGACCTCGCCGTTCCGCCGTACTTCCCCGATCTCCACCATGCAGGCCGTCGTCACCGAGGAGCCGCCCGCCCCGGTCAACGCCGGTCCGCTCGGCGCCGTGATCACCGCGCTGCTCCGCAAGGACCCGGACGACCGGCCCACGGCGGCCCAGACCGAGCAGATGCTGCTGGACGCGATGGACGGCCGCGAACCCCGCGCCGCCCAGGCGCACGTGCCGACCCAGCGCCTCCCCGAGGACGCCCGGTACGGCTACCAGGACGCGAGCGGCCCCGGCGGCCCGGACGGAGCCGACGGTTCCGACGGCGCCACCGCCCGGCTGCCCGGCGCGGCCTCCTCCGCGACGGCGCCCCCCGCCCCGGGCCCGGACACCACAGCCCCGGTCACCGGCCCCGCCTCCGCCCCGGTGACCCGGCGCACCGGCTCCCGCCGGCGCACGGTGCTCGTCGTGGTCGTCGCCGCCGCCGTCCTGGGGGGCGCGGCCGGGCTGTTCGCGATGAAGTACGGGGAGGGCCCGGACGCCCCCGGCACCACGGGCGGCGGCACGGTCGCCGCCGGCACGCCGTCCCCGGGGCGGACCTCCTCGGAGCAGACCTCCCCGGATCCGGCCGTCTCCTCGAAGGGGATACCGGAGATACCCGACGGCTGGCACCGGGTCGACGATCCGGCGGGGTTCAGCCTGGTGGTGCCGGTGGACTGGACCCGGCAGGTCCAGGACGGCCAGATCGACTACACGCCGGACGGCGGGGCCCACCGGATCCGCATCAGCGTCGACCCGGACCCGGACTTCGACCATCCGTATCTGCACATGGAGAACATGGAGGAGCAGCTCTCCGAGCGGCTGCCGGGCTACCAGCGGATCGGGATGGAGAAGAACACCTTCCGCGACCGGCCGGGCGCCCGCTGGGAGTTCACCTGGAACGAGACCAAGGACCACCCGGGACCCCGGCACGGCATCGACCAGATGTACTACGGCGGTCCCGGCGGCCCGGAGTACGCGCTGTATCTGACCGCCCCGCAGGAGGGCTGGGAGGCCAGCCGCGAGAAGTTCGACATCATGCTGCGCAGCTGGAGCGCCCCGAAGCCGCAGTGA
- a CDS encoding protein kinase produces MDDYAGRVLADRYRLPLPPSDGYELAETRAFDTYSGQEVLVRQVPLPEIVDAEVLDADGYPSASGRATGRAVRRSTDPAVRRAIEAAQAAAQVPDHPRLDQVFDVFAEAGSLWIVSELVPARPLAALLAERPLNPYRAAEIGSDVLTALRVLHAHGWTHRNITVRTVLVCDDGRVMLTGLAAGAAEEALCGYAPGPVPDTDPVAGPTTYGIPAGEPAPPGEPDGAYALPPARGETEYAPVGGYGPVDDGEGSADVEEYAEYAEADVQEYADDDGDVRSDRAHRADQGFSVPSLPRGYAPRRPDDRDDERPDDGYDDQHDDRYDLPPGGPEAAPFASPAGQEIVPRPAAPAVPYTAVPPPAEPGAASAAQLRAARAGAIAAYRAGARAAARVTEDRHQTDRAPADLTKSPPEGRAPAPGTGGITGADADADTGILPPQRPAPGAPAPGAPTPPGLTSPWGIPAEDPYDDEDEDDEDGPRTPGRRVHLAGTWDDGPGARPVSAGGSGEDALRADSRRPGASAPSPGQLARTAPSRDGRTAPRAWEEAVAGGDEPAVYRGPATPLAAERARQARIAVVGAVTERWAPEQAGPVHDNWQLAPPIGPSTDLWALGALLYRAVQGHAPYPEENAAELVQMVCGEPPAFAEECGPLRPVVESLLRQDPTERPDFEELRGWLRSLVRSAPEPEAGADVVPLPAPDATRLPVVRRRGELVRRRRGRFGGGSAQGRHRQGKRQQPPKQRGGGDRRDLQESLLPPDRSVGMPVETWEEERPARAPRAPKGPRVLREPPRRGEEPSSPRRLGRLLLVLILLLMAAAVVYAVMFMPKQEPGKDGGAPTSPAGSAAPPAASGEPGPSASADGSADDPGSQQPQTSRSAVALAPGYALRKDAEGFEVGVPKDWQRSPANADRQIRYGSDGFTLLVVPGRDTVKAGGGDPLDYQRDKEPELQPFRDSSWSSSSGLRRVDVGRQAMAEGQFTWQESGGREVYVRNLAMIVEGRYHVIQVIGPESDRDKVTEIYEQAIASYRVT; encoded by the coding sequence GTGGACGACTATGCGGGTCGGGTGCTTGCCGACCGCTACCGCCTTCCGCTGCCCCCGTCCGACGGGTACGAACTGGCGGAGACCCGGGCGTTCGACACCTACAGCGGACAGGAAGTCCTGGTCCGCCAGGTGCCGTTGCCGGAGATCGTGGACGCGGAGGTCCTCGACGCCGACGGGTACCCCTCGGCGTCCGGACGCGCCACCGGGCGCGCGGTACGCCGCAGCACGGACCCCGCGGTCCGGAGGGCGATCGAGGCCGCGCAGGCCGCCGCACAGGTGCCCGACCACCCCCGGCTCGACCAGGTCTTCGACGTGTTCGCCGAAGCGGGCTCGCTGTGGATAGTGAGCGAGCTCGTCCCCGCCCGTCCGCTCGCCGCCCTGCTCGCCGAACGCCCCCTCAACCCCTACCGGGCGGCCGAGATCGGCTCCGACGTGCTCACCGCCCTGCGGGTGCTGCACGCCCACGGCTGGACCCACCGCAACATCACCGTGCGCACGGTCCTGGTGTGCGACGACGGCCGCGTCATGCTCACCGGTCTCGCGGCGGGCGCCGCCGAGGAGGCGCTCTGCGGGTACGCCCCCGGACCGGTGCCCGACACCGATCCGGTGGCCGGCCCCACGACGTACGGCATCCCGGCCGGCGAGCCCGCACCGCCGGGTGAGCCGGACGGCGCCTACGCGCTCCCGCCGGCCAGGGGCGAGACGGAGTACGCGCCGGTCGGGGGCTACGGGCCCGTCGACGACGGCGAGGGCTCCGCGGACGTCGAGGAGTACGCGGAGTACGCGGAAGCGGACGTCCAGGAGTACGCCGATGACGACGGCGACGTCCGTTCGGACCGGGCGCACCGGGCGGACCAGGGGTTTTCCGTTCCGTCGCTGCCGCGGGGATACGCACCGCGCCGGCCCGACGACCGTGATGACGAGCGACCCGACGACGGGTATGACGATCAGCACGACGACCGGTACGACCTGCCGCCGGGCGGCCCGGAAGCCGCGCCCTTCGCGTCGCCCGCCGGGCAGGAGATCGTCCCCCGCCCCGCCGCCCCCGCCGTCCCGTACACCGCCGTGCCGCCCCCCGCCGAGCCCGGAGCCGCGAGCGCCGCCCAGCTGCGGGCCGCGCGCGCCGGAGCCATCGCCGCCTACCGGGCGGGCGCACGGGCCGCCGCCCGGGTCACCGAGGACCGGCACCAGACCGACCGCGCACCGGCCGACCTCACGAAGTCGCCGCCGGAAGGGCGCGCGCCCGCCCCGGGCACCGGCGGCATCACCGGAGCCGACGCGGACGCCGACACCGGCATCCTCCCGCCCCAGCGCCCGGCTCCCGGTGCCCCGGCCCCGGGAGCCCCCACGCCCCCCGGGCTGACCTCGCCCTGGGGCATCCCCGCCGAGGACCCCTACGACGACGAGGACGAGGACGACGAGGACGGCCCCCGCACGCCCGGCCGCCGCGTCCACCTCGCCGGGACCTGGGACGACGGGCCCGGTGCGCGACCCGTCTCCGCGGGCGGCTCCGGCGAGGACGCGTTGCGCGCCGACTCCCGGCGGCCCGGAGCGTCGGCCCCGTCCCCGGGACAGCTCGCCCGCACCGCGCCGTCCCGGGACGGGCGGACCGCCCCCCGGGCCTGGGAGGAGGCCGTCGCGGGCGGCGACGAGCCCGCCGTCTACCGGGGCCCCGCCACCCCGCTCGCCGCCGAACGAGCCCGCCAGGCACGGATCGCCGTCGTCGGAGCCGTCACCGAGCGCTGGGCCCCCGAGCAGGCGGGCCCGGTCCACGACAACTGGCAGCTCGCGCCGCCCATCGGCCCCTCCACCGACCTGTGGGCGCTCGGCGCTCTGCTCTACCGCGCCGTCCAGGGCCACGCCCCCTACCCCGAGGAGAACGCGGCCGAGCTCGTCCAGATGGTGTGCGGGGAGCCGCCCGCCTTCGCGGAGGAGTGCGGTCCGCTCCGGCCCGTCGTCGAGTCGCTGCTGCGCCAGGACCCCACGGAGCGGCCCGACTTCGAGGAGCTGCGCGGCTGGCTGCGCTCGCTGGTGCGCTCCGCGCCGGAGCCGGAGGCGGGCGCCGACGTCGTGCCGCTGCCCGCGCCCGACGCCACCAGGCTCCCCGTCGTACGCCGCCGGGGCGAGCTGGTCCGCCGGCGCCGGGGCCGTTTCGGCGGCGGCTCGGCGCAGGGCAGGCACCGCCAGGGGAAGCGTCAGCAACCGCCGAAGCAGCGCGGTGGCGGCGACCGGCGGGACCTTCAGGAGTCGCTGCTGCCGCCCGACCGTTCCGTGGGGATGCCCGTGGAGACCTGGGAGGAGGAGCGCCCGGCCCGCGCCCCCCGTGCGCCCAAGGGGCCCCGGGTGCTGCGGGAACCGCCGCGCCGGGGCGAGGAGCCCTCCTCCCCGCGCAGGCTCGGCCGGCTGCTGCTCGTCCTCATCCTGCTGCTGATGGCCGCCGCCGTCGTGTACGCCGTGATGTTCATGCCGAAGCAGGAACCGGGCAAGGACGGCGGAGCGCCGACGTCGCCCGCCGGTTCCGCCGCGCCGCCCGCCGCCTCGGGGGAGCCCGGTCCTTCCGCCTCGGCGGACGGGTCCGCCGATGATCCCGGCTCCCAGCAGCCGCAGACCAGCCGGTCGGCCGTCGCGCTCGCCCCCGGCTACGCGCTCCGCAAGGACGCGGAGGGCTTCGAGGTCGGCGTACCGAAGGACTGGCAGCGCAGCCCCGCCAACGCGGACCGGCAGATCCGCTACGGCAGCGACGGGTTCACCCTGCTCGTCGTGCCCGGCCGGGACACCGTCAAGGCGGGAGGCGGCGATCCGCTGGACTACCAGCGGGACAAGGAGCCCGAGCTCCAGCCGTTCCGGGACTCCAGCTGGTCCTCCTCGTCCGGCCTGCGCCGCGTCGATGTCGGGCGACAGGCCATGGCCGAGGGGCAGTTCACCTGGCAGGAGAGCGGCGGGCGCGAGGTGTACGTCCGTAATCTCGCCATGATCGTCGAGGGCAGGTACCACGTCATCCAGGTCATCGGGCCCGAGAGCGACCGGGACAAGGTCACCGAGATCTACGAGCAGGCCATCGCCTCGTACCGGGTCACCTGA
- a CDS encoding nucleotide sugar dehydrogenase, producing the protein MPADLAVIGLGHLGLPLARAAVTAGIDTVGYDPDPRPYAELRAGRSPVEGTLTASEIRRMLSGGFRPTTDAAELGRVRTAVICSPTPLGPDGGTDLTALRDAARALAARLRPHTTVLLESAVPPGTTENVLRPLLEEGSGLVAGRDFHLACSPSRLDPGNRTHTLANTPKVIGGLTPACTESAAAFYGRLTDKVVRARGPREAEMTKVLETNFRHVNIALVNEMAVLCHDLGVDFWDVIRCAETKPFGFQPFRPGPGVGGHGAPVDPGCLPHSPRSPGNPLRMVSLAQEINDRMPSYVIQRCATLLNEHGKSVRGARVLLLGVTYKPDSADQEAAPAREIATRLMDMGAQIGFHDPHVLDWRVRERPVPRADSLYEAAAAADLTVLLQQHRTYDLQGLAVKAQLLLDTRGATPAGAAHRL; encoded by the coding sequence ATGCCCGCAGACCTCGCCGTCATCGGACTCGGTCACCTCGGCCTGCCCCTCGCCCGGGCCGCCGTGACCGCCGGGATCGACACCGTCGGCTACGACCCCGACCCACGCCCCTACGCGGAGCTCAGAGCCGGGCGCAGCCCCGTCGAGGGCACCCTCACCGCGTCCGAGATCCGCCGCATGCTCTCCGGCGGCTTCCGGCCCACCACCGACGCCGCCGAGCTGGGCCGGGTCCGTACCGCCGTGATCTGCTCCCCCACCCCGCTCGGCCCCGACGGGGGGACCGACCTCACCGCGCTCCGCGACGCCGCCCGCGCGCTGGCGGCCCGGCTGCGCCCGCACACCACCGTGCTGCTGGAGTCCGCCGTGCCGCCCGGCACCACGGAGAACGTCCTGCGCCCCCTGCTGGAGGAGGGCTCCGGGCTCGTCGCCGGACGGGACTTCCACCTCGCCTGCTCGCCGAGCCGGCTCGACCCCGGCAACCGCACCCACACCCTGGCCAACACACCCAAGGTCATCGGCGGCCTCACCCCCGCCTGCACCGAGTCGGCCGCCGCCTTCTACGGACGGCTCACCGACAAGGTCGTCCGGGCCCGGGGCCCGCGCGAGGCGGAGATGACGAAGGTGCTGGAGACCAACTTCCGGCACGTCAACATCGCGCTGGTCAACGAGATGGCGGTGCTCTGCCACGACCTCGGCGTCGACTTCTGGGACGTCATCCGGTGCGCCGAGACCAAGCCGTTCGGCTTCCAGCCCTTCCGGCCGGGGCCCGGCGTCGGCGGGCACGGCGCCCCGGTGGACCCGGGCTGCCTGCCCCACAGCCCCCGCTCCCCCGGAAACCCGCTGCGGATGGTCTCGCTGGCGCAGGAGATCAACGACCGGATGCCCAGCTACGTCATCCAGCGCTGCGCCACCCTGCTGAACGAGCACGGCAAGTCCGTCCGGGGCGCGCGCGTGCTGCTGCTCGGCGTCACCTACAAGCCGGACAGCGCCGACCAGGAGGCCGCCCCCGCCCGCGAGATCGCCACCCGGCTGATGGACATGGGCGCCCAGATCGGCTTCCACGACCCGCACGTCCTGGACTGGCGGGTGCGCGAACGCCCCGTCCCGCGCGCCGACTCGCTGTACGAGGCGGCGGCCGCGGCCGACCTGACCGTACTGCTCCAGCAGCACCGCACCTACGACCTCCAGGGCCTCGCGGTCAAGGCCCAACTGCTCCTGGACACCCGGGGAGCCACTCCGGCGGGGGCCGCGCACCGGCTCTGA
- a CDS encoding glycerol-3-phosphate dehydrogenase/oxidase has protein sequence MRTATLGPAERTAALAAMAERELDVLVVGAGVVGAGTALDAATRGLSTGLVEARDWASGTSSRSSKLIHGGLRYLEMLDFALVREALKERGLLLERLAPHLVKPVPFLYPLQHKGWERLYAGSGVALYDAMSVSSGHGRGLPVHRHLSRKHALRVAPALKKDALVGALQYYDAQMDDARFVTELVRTAASYGAHVANAARVTGFLREGERVVGALVSDVEGGAEYEIRAKQVVNATGVWTDDTQGLIGERGQFHVRASKGIHLVVPKDRIHSSTGLILRTEKSVLFVIPWGRHWIIGTTDTDWDLDKAHPAASSADIDYLLQHVNSVLNTPLTRDDVQGVYAGLRPLLAGESDATSKLSREHTVAHPAPGLVVVAGGKYTTYRVMAKDAVDEAVHGLDQRVAACVTEDTPLLGAEGYKALWNARARIAARTGLHVARVEHLLNRYGSMTEEVLELVLADPTLGEALPAADDYLRAEIVYAASHEGARHLDDVLTRRTRISIETFDRGTRSARLCAELMAPVLGWDEERIDREVQHYEKRVEAERESQRQPDDLTADAARLGAPDIVPI, from the coding sequence GTGAGGACAGCGACACTGGGACCCGCCGAGCGCACCGCCGCGCTCGCCGCCATGGCCGAGCGCGAACTGGACGTGCTGGTCGTGGGGGCGGGCGTGGTCGGCGCGGGCACGGCGCTGGACGCCGCCACCAGAGGCCTCTCGACCGGCCTGGTCGAGGCGCGCGACTGGGCGTCCGGCACATCGAGCAGGTCGAGCAAGCTGATCCACGGCGGCCTGCGCTATCTGGAGATGCTCGACTTCGCCCTGGTCCGGGAGGCGCTCAAGGAGCGAGGACTCCTCCTGGAACGGCTGGCCCCGCATCTGGTGAAGCCCGTGCCCTTCCTCTACCCCTTGCAGCACAAGGGGTGGGAGCGGCTCTACGCCGGCTCCGGCGTCGCGCTGTACGACGCGATGTCGGTCTCCTCGGGCCACGGCCGGGGCCTCCCCGTCCACCGCCACCTCTCCCGCAAGCACGCCCTGCGGGTCGCCCCCGCGCTGAAGAAGGACGCCCTGGTCGGCGCCCTCCAGTACTACGACGCCCAGATGGACGACGCCCGCTTCGTCACCGAGCTGGTGCGCACCGCGGCGTCCTACGGGGCCCACGTGGCGAACGCGGCCCGGGTGACCGGCTTCCTCCGTGAGGGCGAGCGGGTCGTGGGCGCGCTGGTCAGCGACGTCGAGGGCGGTGCGGAGTACGAGATCCGGGCCAAGCAGGTGGTCAACGCGACCGGCGTGTGGACCGACGACACCCAGGGCCTCATCGGCGAGCGCGGGCAGTTCCACGTCCGGGCCTCCAAGGGCATCCACCTGGTCGTCCCCAAGGACCGCATCCACTCCTCCACCGGCCTCATCCTGCGTACCGAGAAGTCCGTCCTCTTCGTCATCCCCTGGGGCCGGCACTGGATCATCGGCACCACGGACACCGACTGGGACCTGGACAAGGCGCACCCGGCCGCCTCCAGCGCCGATATCGACTACCTCCTCCAGCACGTCAACTCCGTCCTGAACACCCCGCTGACCAGGGACGACGTCCAGGGCGTCTATGCCGGACTGCGACCGCTGCTGGCCGGCGAGTCGGATGCCACCAGCAAGCTGTCGCGCGAGCACACGGTGGCCCACCCCGCCCCCGGCCTGGTCGTCGTGGCGGGCGGCAAGTACACGACGTACCGGGTCATGGCCAAGGACGCGGTGGACGAGGCGGTGCACGGACTCGACCAGCGGGTCGCCGCCTGCGTCACCGAGGACACCCCGCTCCTGGGGGCCGAGGGATACAAGGCCCTGTGGAACGCGCGGGCCCGGATCGCGGCCCGGACCGGCCTCCATGTCGCCCGGGTGGAGCATCTGCTCAACCGGTACGGCTCAATGACGGAGGAAGTTCTGGAACTGGTCCTCGCCGACCCCACCCTCGGCGAGGCCCTGCCCGCCGCCGACGACTATCTGCGCGCCGAGATCGTCTACGCGGCCTCCCACGAGGGCGCCCGCCACCTGGACGACGTGCTGACCCGCCGCACCCGGATCTCCATCGAGACCTTCGACCGGGGCACCCGCAGCGCCCGGCTCTGCGCGGAGCTGATGGCGCCGGTGCTGGGCTGGGACGAGGAACGGATCGACCGGGAGGTCCAGCACTACGAGAAGCGGGTGGAGGCGGAGCGCGAATCGCAGCGGCAGCCCGACGACCTCACGGCGGACGCGGCCCGGCTCGGCGCACCGGACATTGTGCCGATCTAG
- a CDS encoding serine/threonine-protein kinase yields MSEAEQAREPQRDKNGRLLAGRYRLGEVLGRGGMGTVWRAEDETLGRTVAVKELRFPSAIDEDEKRRLITRTLREAKAIARIRNNSAVTVYDVVDEDDRPWIVMELIEGKSLAEAIREDGTLTPRRAAEVGLAILDVLRSAHREGILHRDVKPSNVLISEDGRVVLTDFGIAQVEGDPSVTSTGMLVGAPSYISPERARGHKPGPPADLWSLGGLLYASVEGCPPYDKGSAIATLTAVMTEPLDPPKNAGPLTDVIYGLLARDPDQRLDDAGARALLNDVINAPDAPAPAPADSTRIMALPPTPAADPLVKRTPKQPKAPKPPKQSTGSGESGEGARDRLRGALRSVRNAKTPAAAAGAAAGVAAASASSPAAAAGGSPAAPPKPPSPPGTPTPASGAKSRAGAASAPATAKGAASAPAGAPESAAASASVPGQRPPSSIASTRASITDVVPRRTLAIIAAVVALAVLGTVLALTLGGDDADKGGKGDTAASAGAASGGADDKGGDTGGGSAGEKGGGQKEGQGTDDGRATEDPPADDADDADDSGSGDSEDDGADPGDALPAGYEEVTDTRFHFTMAMPEGFRRTAIAGSNSGGIYNAERSSFPRVQVDFNSSPKNDAAAAWRGAVGSVKVLSDGYQHGSIKKVEYNGYPTVADWTFERNHNGVRVKVLNRGFKVDAKRGYSIMISCKVDEWGDDECRTLRETAFSTFTPTG; encoded by the coding sequence ATGTCGGAGGCGGAGCAGGCACGGGAGCCCCAACGGGACAAGAACGGTCGTCTCCTCGCGGGGCGCTACCGGCTCGGTGAGGTGCTCGGCCGAGGCGGCATGGGTACGGTCTGGCGCGCCGAGGACGAGACGCTCGGCCGCACGGTCGCGGTCAAGGAACTGCGGTTCCCCTCGGCGATCGACGAGGACGAGAAGCGCCGGCTGATCACGCGCACCCTGCGTGAGGCCAAGGCGATCGCACGGATCCGCAACAACAGCGCGGTGACCGTCTACGACGTGGTCGACGAGGACGACCGCCCGTGGATCGTCATGGAGCTGATCGAGGGCAAGTCGCTCGCCGAGGCGATCCGCGAGGACGGCACGCTCACACCGAGGCGGGCCGCCGAGGTCGGGCTCGCCATCCTCGACGTGCTGCGCTCGGCGCACCGCGAGGGCATCCTGCACCGCGACGTGAAGCCGTCCAACGTGCTGATCTCCGAGGACGGGCGCGTCGTGCTCACCGACTTCGGCATCGCCCAGGTCGAGGGCGACCCGTCGGTCACCTCCACCGGGATGCTCGTCGGCGCCCCCTCGTACATCTCGCCGGAACGGGCCCGCGGTCACAAGCCGGGCCCGCCCGCGGACCTGTGGTCGCTCGGCGGACTGCTGTACGCGAGCGTCGAGGGCTGTCCGCCGTACGACAAGGGCTCGGCCATCGCCACCCTCACGGCCGTGATGACCGAACCGCTCGACCCGCCGAAGAACGCCGGTCCGCTCACCGACGTCATCTACGGGCTGCTCGCCCGGGACCCCGACCAGCGCCTCGACGACGCCGGGGCAAGGGCATTGCTCAACGACGTCATCAACGCCCCCGACGCCCCCGCGCCGGCCCCCGCGGACTCCACCCGGATCATGGCGCTGCCGCCGACGCCCGCCGCCGACCCCCTCGTCAAGCGGACGCCGAAGCAGCCCAAGGCGCCGAAGCCGCCGAAGCAGTCCACCGGCTCTGGCGAGTCCGGCGAGGGCGCCCGCGACCGGCTGCGCGGAGCCCTGCGCTCCGTGCGCAACGCGAAGACCCCTGCGGCGGCGGCGGGTGCCGCGGCGGGCGTGGCCGCGGCGTCGGCGAGCTCTCCGGCCGCCGCTGCCGGCGGCTCGCCCGCCGCCCCGCCCAAGCCGCCGTCGCCGCCCGGGACCCCGACCCCCGCTTCCGGTGCGAAGTCCCGAGCGGGCGCCGCGTCCGCCCCGGCGACGGCGAAGGGAGCCGCCTCGGCCCCCGCCGGAGCCCCGGAGTCCGCGGCGGCGAGTGCTTCCGTCCCCGGGCAGCGACCGCCGTCCTCGATCGCGTCCACGCGCGCCTCGATCACCGACGTGGTGCCCCGCCGCACCCTCGCGATCATCGCGGCCGTCGTGGCGCTGGCCGTTCTCGGCACGGTCCTCGCGCTCACTCTCGGCGGCGACGACGCGGACAAGGGCGGCAAGGGCGACACGGCCGCCTCGGCCGGAGCCGCGTCCGGCGGCGCCGACGACAAGGGCGGCGACACCGGCGGCGGTTCGGCCGGCGAGAAGGGCGGCGGCCAGAAGGAGGGCCAGGGCACGGACGACGGCCGCGCCACCGAGGACCCGCCCGCCGACGACGCGGACGACGCCGACGACTCCGGTTCCGGCGATTCCGAGGACGACGGGGCGGACCCGGGCGACGCACTGCCCGCCGGGTACGAGGAGGTCACCGACACCCGGTTCCACTTCACCATGGCGATGCCCGAGGGCTTCCGGCGCACCGCCATCGCGGGCAGCAACTCCGGCGGCATCTACAACGCCGAGCGGAGCAGTTTCCCCCGCGTCCAGGTCGACTTCAACAGCTCGCCCAAGAACGACGCGGCGGCCGCCTGGCGCGGGGCGGTCGGAAGCGTCAAGGTCCTCAGCGACGGCTACCAGCACGGCAGCATAAAGAAGGTCGAGTACAACGGCTATCCGACCGTCGCGGACTGGACGTTCGAACGCAACCACAACGGCGTCCGGGTCAAGGTGCTCAACCGGGGCTTCAAGGTGGACGCCAAGCGCGGCTACTCGATCATGATCAGCTGCAAGGTGGACGAGTGGGGGGACGACGAGTGCCGGACGCTGCGCGAAACGGCGTTCTCCACGTTCACGCCCACGGGCTGA